ATGGCTCACCCCGCCGCCGGCCGGTATCGCCTGGCGTCACCACCCGGCCTCGCGTGAGCTCGATCCGGCGCCGGACGGACGGGAATTCTCCCTGGCGACCACGCATCTGGTGCACCCGGACGATCTGGCCCGGTATCTGGAGGCGCTGCGTGATCTGAGCGAGCACCGGCGCGACGAGGTGCGGATCCGGGTCCGGCTGCTGACGGTGCGCCGCGGCTGGCAGCTCGTCGAGTTGTACTGCGTGCGGCTGCCGAAAGGGTTGCCGCGCTTCGCCACCTGCCTGATCCGGATCGCTCGATGATGACTCCGGTGTTGCCCGCCGGGTTCCCGCATCGATAGCCGAGCGTTCGCCAGCGCGGGCGGGAGGGACGGGAGGCCGCGCGCGGACAAGGGGACACCGCAGCGGACGAGACGATCGCCGGGCCGCGCCGCGCGGGCCGCATTTCAGGACATTCGTCCAGTTCAGCGCGGCCGTGGCCGGGGACAAGGGTGCGGACATGTGCCCGGACGCATCATGATCGAGTTGGTAGCATGGCGGTTCCAGCCGACCGGATGCGGGTGCGCTCGCGGATGCACCTCGAGAGAGTTTTTCCATGCAGTTTGAAATCGTCGAGCGGGACGAAACATGGGTCGCCGGTTTGCCCGTCCGCAGTCCGAAACGCGCGCTCGGGGAACTGCGTGACCACGACCTCGAGGCGGCCTGGGCGGCGGTGCTGCACCAGGAGCTCGGCGGGCCGCTGGCCAGCGCCTACACCGACTACACCGGTGAGCTCGGCACCTACAACACCCAGATCGTCGGCTATCAGTGCCGGTCGTTCGACGAGGTCACCCGGGGTCATCTGGTGGCGCGCCTGCCGCGCGGCAGCTACGCGCGGTTCTCCTCGGTGGGGAACTTCCCGCAGGTGATGACCGACCTGTGGACGCAG
This sequence is a window from Nocardia farcinica. Protein-coding genes within it:
- a CDS encoding GyrI-like domain-containing protein, whose translation is MQFEIVERDETWVAGLPVRSPKRALGELRDHDLEAAWAAVLHQELGGPLASAYTDYTGELGTYNTQIVGYQCRSFDEVTRGHLVARLPRGSYARFSSVGNFPQVMTDLWTQIAYAEEHKQIKRTYTGDFECYPHAYKIELYLAVDPR